Proteins from one Roseofilum reptotaenium CS-1145 genomic window:
- a CDS encoding zinc ribbon domain-containing protein codes for MPLYDYFCPSNNRQVEVFHSLNQTIDTWGKLCELAHIDPECTPLDAPVRRLVSAPMLSIPTSNNDYKNLGFSKLVKRDDGVYENVTAKDGEDPIYYRNQSSTHGADSSS; via the coding sequence ATGCCTCTCTACGATTATTTCTGCCCTAGTAATAATCGCCAGGTGGAAGTTTTTCATTCCCTCAATCAGACCATCGACACTTGGGGAAAACTGTGTGAATTAGCCCATATTGATCCTGAATGCACCCCCTTAGATGCACCGGTGCGTCGTTTAGTGAGCGCGCCTATGCTCAGTATTCCCACAAGCAATAATGATTACAAAAATTTAGGGTTTAGTAAATTAGTCAAGCGGGATGACGGCGTTTATGAAAACGTCACGGCAAAAGACGGAGAAGACCCCATTTACTATCGAAATCAAAGCTCTACCCATGGTGCTGACTCGAGTAGCTAA
- a CDS encoding N-acetylmuramoyl-L-alanine amidase, translating to MGQIIRKIYLHWSGTHYNWATPGHYHTIVMSDGTVKRHTGYDQMLRTHTYARNANSVSICCSCMGGVAWRDYPPTNIQIDNMCKEVASLALDLGWGTNDITISTVMTHAEAAANRDFSKWQAWRGTGVSFGTARYYGLPHDNYGPISWHDGWPGGTAERWDWWQLKSSDRGGVGGDILRDKIRNFMQAAADPDLQKIENYQQETECRLFFGGRVISTGYILSDNRCYARLLDLTSPFQIRIGTVQSGDIRFINLLSDKYKPQYMTDAPIIPNFPNVDIYLNRPLDVNGNAIGDQDFPVQPFVQGVLLKRSTYVILADFCKELGIDYAYRGADKSIHLGTKTAPPM from the coding sequence ATGGGTCAAATCATTCGGAAAATCTATTTACACTGGAGTGGAACTCACTATAACTGGGCAACTCCTGGTCATTACCATACTATAGTCATGAGTGATGGCACGGTTAAACGGCACACCGGCTATGACCAAATGTTGCGGACTCATACTTATGCCCGCAATGCTAATTCGGTTAGTATCTGTTGCTCTTGTATGGGAGGAGTGGCTTGGCGAGATTATCCTCCTACTAATATTCAGATTGACAATATGTGTAAAGAAGTTGCATCCCTAGCCCTAGATTTGGGTTGGGGTACCAACGATATTACCATCTCTACTGTCATGACTCATGCAGAAGCAGCCGCCAATCGGGATTTCTCCAAGTGGCAAGCTTGGCGAGGTACAGGAGTTTCTTTTGGTACAGCTAGATATTATGGTCTCCCCCATGATAATTATGGCCCCATTAGTTGGCATGATGGATGGCCTGGAGGAACAGCAGAGCGCTGGGACTGGTGGCAACTGAAATCTTCCGATCGCGGTGGTGTAGGGGGTGATATCCTTCGAGATAAAATCCGTAATTTCATGCAAGCTGCTGCCGATCCGGACTTACAAAAGATCGAAAATTATCAACAAGAAACAGAATGTCGGCTCTTCTTTGGGGGTCGAGTAATTTCTACAGGATATATCCTGTCTGATAACCGGTGTTATGCTCGGTTATTAGATTTAACCTCACCCTTCCAAATCAGAATTGGTACAGTCCAAAGCGGGGACATCCGGTTTATTAACCTACTTTCGGATAAATACAAACCTCAGTATATGACCGATGCTCCTATTATTCCCAATTTTCCCAATGTTGACATTTACCTAAATCGTCCCTTGGATGTGAATGGAAATGCCATTGGTGACCAAGATTTCCCTGTGCAACCCTTTGTGCAAGGAGTTTTATTAAAGCGTTCTACTTATGTCATCTTGGCAGATTTCTGTAAAGAATTAGGCATTGATTATGCTTATCGGGGTGCAGATAAGTCTATCCATTTAGGCACGAAAACAGCCCCTCCCATGTAA